The Kwoniella shandongensis chromosome 11, complete sequence genome has a segment encoding these proteins:
- a CDS encoding urea carboxylase encodes MLIIDSFQNIQRVLIANRGEIACRIIKSCKQLGLVSIAIYSKADRSSAHVRLADEAWLLPGNDQTAYINEEDVLEIAKKSGAHAVVPGYGFLSENDGFAEKVEAAGLTWVGPSSEVITKFGLKHTARELAVEAGVPVISGTDLLSSAEEALAAAEKIGYPIMLKATAGGGGMGLQICYSSSEVRDAFASVAARGASLFKNTSMFMEKYVAKSRHVEVQVFGNGLGGAVHFGERECSIQRRHQKVVEECPSPFVHGRPGMRERLTSCAVSLASNVKYGSAGTVEFLVDDLTGDFYFLEMNTRLQVEHGITEMCYDVDLVSLMLQQAEMQARGKGGLDIAALTGLQKTVPTGFAIEARVYAEVPSRNFAPSPGLLQNVQWYEAEGVRVDTWITSGTNISSFYDPMIAKVIVWDADTHDKATDKMLATLTKSKVQGCPTNFQYLAAIVASEAFRKGDTTTAFLTSESFKFTPTTVDVISGGAYTTIQDLPARKGVGNGVPESGPMDPISFRLANVLVGNDENAEALEVTLVGPELLFHAPAIVAITGGVVEATIGGEKVDMYSRLLVPAGKTLKVGTVSAGCRTYIAVKGGFPAVPEYLGSKSTTSTLKLGGFQGRHLLPNDSLELDPKTEEWAKEYKPMSIPKSARLDSLWKNKWDLYVMPGPHDEPEFTTEEDRKTLYETEWKISHNATRSGYRLKGPRLNWARSDGGEGGSHPANVIDEPYSYGGLNWNGDDPVILPVDAPMAGGLATTTTIVRADFWRLGQCRPGDSIRFKRISWDSALILRQRTETYIAQAKDFVDGKVGESELNSIDTTLSEDWQETILHHTPADSAAGTVEIKYRQAGDCHIHVTYGPMTATALTRAHIQHRINRLNDGTVKGVVAVIGAARSYCVQFDSLATTQKEMLQSLISLEASLGTSDLPLPSRIFKFPILLDDPLSKAAVTDYMNTVRSSAVYLPDNMEYIAKANGVEDVEFAKRSITTCPQLVIEVSFLAGTPLMLPLDPRLVYVAQKYNPVRAFTAEGTVGLGGPLAVIYPLESPGGYQLWGRSLSTWDAYASKPGFEHPWLLREFDQIQFYETDQEAFDKCYEEFKTGRFNFEFEETTFDPSSYAKFLEGIKDETEAFIKKRNEAGQRATQEENRLVHAWREEQAQKAAQGEDDEELEGEAINVIAPMTSSVWKIEVAVGDVVKDGQTLAILEAMKMEIAVRADASMDGKMVKKIVSKPGAVLDPGQTVLTLKA; translated from the exons ATGCTCATCATCGACTCGTTTCAGAACATTCAAAGAGTTCTCATCGCGAACCGTGGTGAGATCGCCTGTCGAATTATCAAATCATGTAAACAATTAGGTCTCGTCAGTATCGCCATTTACTCGAAAGCGGACAGATCGAGTGCCCACGTCAGATTAGCGGACGAAGCGTGGTTGTTACCAGGTAACGACCAAACGGCTTATATcaacgaagaggatgtgtTGGAGATTGCTAAGAAGAGCGGGGCACATGCCGTCGTTCCAggatatg GGTTCCTGTCGGAGAATGACGGGTTCGCAGAGAAAGTGGAAGCAGCGGGATTGACATGGGTCGGACCTTCCTCGGAGGTCATCACGAAGTTCGGTCTGAAGCATACCGCGAGAGAACTGGCGGTGGAAGCGGGG GTACCAGTGATCTCCGGTACGGATTTGCTCAGTTCAGCAGAGGAAGCTTTAGCAGCTGCTGAGAAGATCGGCTATCCA ATCATGCTCAAAGCAACTGCTGGTGGGGGAGGTATGGGACTCCAAATTTGTTATTCCTCCTCCGAAGTCAGAGACGCCTTTGCCTCCGTCGCTGCACGAGGTGCTTCATTGTTCAAGAACACGAGTATGTTCATGGAGAAATATGTCGCCAAATCGAGACATGTAGAAGTTCAGGTATTTGGAAATGGTTTAGGAGGAGCGGTCCATTTCGGTGAGAGAGAATGTAGTATTCAAAGAAGACATCAGAAAGTGGTAGAAGAGTGTCCATCGCCTTTTGTCCATGGTAGACCAG GCATGCGAGAGAGATTAACATCGTGTGCTGTATCACTGGCAAGCAACGTCAAGTACGGTAGTGCGGGAACGGTCGA GTTCTTGGTGGACGACCTCACTGGCGATTTCTACTTCCTCGAAATGAA CACTCGACTCCAAGTGGAGCACGGAATCACCGAGATGTGTTACGATGTcgatctcgtctctctcaTGCTCCAACAAGCTGAGATGCAGGCACGCGGGAAAGGCGGACTCGACATCGCAGCCTTGACGGGATTGCAAAAGACCGTTCCTACTGGATTTGCCATCGAAGCGCGAGTGTATGCCGAAGTCCCCTCGAGGAACTTTGCTCCTTCTCCGGGTCTCTTGCAGAACGTACAATGGTACGAGGCGGAAGGTGTACGTGTCGATACGTGGATAACATCAGGAaccaacatctcatccttctaCGACCCTATGATCGCCAAAGTGATCGTTTGGGATGCCGACACTCACGACAAAGCCACCGACAAGATGTTGGCAACTCTCACAAAGAGTAAAGTCCAAGGATGTCCTACCAACTTCCAATACCTAGCAGCCATTGTCGCTTCTGAAGCCTTCAGAAAAGGAGATACCACAACAGCCTTCCTCACAAGCGAAAGCTTTAAATTCACCCCGACCACCGTGGACGTCATCTCCGGAGGTGCTTACACCACCATTCAAGATCTTCCCGCGAGAAAAGGTGTCGGAAACGGTGTTCCGGAATCTGGACCCATGGACCCGATCTCATTCCGACTTGCCAACGTGTTGGTCGGCAACGACGAGAATGCAGAAGCCCTCGAAGTGACCCTAGTAGGACCCGAACTCCTTTTCCACGCTCCGGCCATCGTGGCTATCACTGGTGGTGTGGTCGAAGCTACTATTGGCGGAGAAAAGGTGGACATGTACTCGAGATTACTCGTACCCGCTGGCAAGACGTTGAAAGTCGGGACGGTCAGTGCGGGCTGTAGGACGTATATCGCTGTCAAGGGTGGTTTCCCTGCTGTTCCGGAATACTTGGGATCGAAAAGTACCACTTCCACACTCAAGCTTGGTGGTTTCCAAGGAAGACATTTGCTCCCTAATGATAGTTTGGAACTCGACCCGAAGACCGAAGAGTGGGCCAAGGAATACAAACCCATGTCTATACCGAAATCTGCTCGATTGGACAGTCTGTGGAAGAACAAGTGGGATCTCTATGTCATGCCGGGACCTCATGACGAGCCGGAATTCACGaccgaggaag ATCGTAAGACCCTCTACGAGACAGAGTGGAAGATTTCACACAACGCAACGAGATCTGGATACCGATTGAAAGGACCTCGACTCAATTGGGCGAGATCGGAcggtggggaaggtggaagtCATCCCGCCAATGTTATCGATGAGCCTTATTCATACGGTGGATTGAACTGGAACGGTGACGATCCCGTCATCTTGCCCGTT GACGCTCCCATGGCCGGTGGGCTTGCGACGACTACAACCATTGTCCGCGCGGATTTCTGGCGATTGGGTCAATGTAGACCTGGTGATTCGATCCGATTCAAGCGTATCTCATGGGATTCCGctctcatccttcgacaACGTACCGAAACGTATATCGCCCAAGCGAAGGATTTCGTTGATGGAAAGGTTGGAGAGTCCGAGCTGAACTCAATCGATACGACTCTGTCGGAAGATTGGCAAGAGACGATTCTACATCATACTCCAGCGGACTCTGCTGCTGGTACCGTCGAGATAAAGTACAGACAG GCCGGTGACTGCCATATTCACGTGACCTACGGTCCTATGACTGCTACAGCGTTGACTCGAGCGCATATCCAACATCGTATCAATCGCTTGAATGATGGGACCGTCAAGGGTGTGGTTGCGGTCATCGGAGCAGCGAGGT CTTATTGTGTTCAATTCGACTCTCTCGCGACCACCCAGAAAGAGATGTTACAATCTCTAATCTCTCTCGAGGCGTCCTTGGGAACATCCGATCTCCCACTTCCTAGCAGAATTTTTAAATTCCCAATCTTGCTCGACGATCCACTCTCCAAAGCCGCCGTCACAGACTATATGAACACGGTCCGAAGCTCTGCCGTTTACTTGCCTGATAATATGGAGTACATCGCCAAGGCTAACGgagtcgaagatgtcgaatTTGCAAAGAGGAGTATAACCACTTGTCCTCAGTTGGTCATCGAAGTCAGTTTCTTGGCCGGAACTCCTCTTATGCTTCCCTTGGatccgag ATTGGTGTACGTCGCCCAGAAATACAACCCCGTTCGTGCGTTTACTGCGGAAGGTACCGTCGGATTGGGTGGACCTCTTGCCGTTA TCTACCCTCTCGAGTCGCCTGGTGGATACCAACTGTGGGGTAGATCCCTGTCCACCTGGGAT GCATACGCTTCCAAGCCTGGTTTCGAGCATCCATGGCTACTGAGAGAATTCGATCAGATCCAGTTCTACGAGACCGATCAAGAGGCTTTCGACAAATGCTATGAAGAGTTCAAGACCGGTCGATTCAACTTCGAGTTTGAAGAAACGACCTTCGATCCTTCGTCTTATGCCAAATTCCTGGAAGGGATCAAAGATGAGACCGAGGCCTttatcaagaagaggaatgaggCGGGACAAAGAGCTACGCAGGAAGAAAATAGATTGGTACACGCTTGGAGGGAGGAACAAGCTCAGAAAGCGGctcaaggtgaagatgatgaggagttggaag GTGAAGCTATCAACGTCATTGCACCTATGACTTCGAGTGTGTGGAAGATAGAAGTAGCAGTAGGAGATGTGGTCAAAGACGGTCAAACATTGGCCATCCTCgaagcgatgaagatggagatcg CTGTCCGAGCGGATGCAAGTatggatgggaagatggtcaagaagattgTATCGAAACCCGGAGCCGTTCTTGATCCCGGACAGACGGTGTTGACACTCAAGGCGTAA